AGAGCCAGGTAATACCTCTTTCGCTAAGATAGTTTCTTTTAATTTCATGACCCATCGTTCTTGATGTTCTTCTTCTAAGATTTCGTAGGAGTCTTTATAAATCCTACTTCCCTGAAAGGTATAAACTACTTCTGGGAAAGGTTTTTCTAAGGAATCTTCTTCTTCTTCATAAGGATAGTTGATATTATAAATTACATCTGGGTTCAAGTATTGATAGTTTTCTTCTAACCAAATCCGAAGCCACCTTGCCACCCTTCGAAAATTACCATTGAAATCAAAATTCTCATAACTAATGGCAATGGCTTTTTTGTTATGTATGACTGCATGTCTTGCCGCTCCAACAGTTCCACTATAGTGAATATCATCGCCTAAGTTCGGACCATGGTTAATCCCCGAAATCACAATATCCACAGGCGGAATAAGATTCCCATACAAACCTATATTTACACAATCAGTAGGATAACCATTGACTTTGAAGTGAGTCTCCGATACTTTTTCAACAATCAAGGTTTCTCGAATGGTGATTGCTTGGGAAGTAGCACTACGCTGCCGATCGGGACAAATCGAGTAAACTTCATAGAATTTACTTAATTCTTCTTCTAAATGTAGCATTCCATTGGAATGTAAACCATCATCATTTACAATTAGAATCCTCATAAGAAACCTCACTTGCTTATAAAAAGAATCAAGAGAAAGAGAAAAAAAAATAAAAGCAGTGGCAAAGCAAAAAGCTTCAAAAAACCCAAAACCAAAATACGACTCACAGTATTAAAAGATAAGCCTAAAAAAGATTGTATAGCCACTATCCAGTTATAAAACACCCAACTCAAAATCAAAACAAACCCCAACACCAATAACCCATATGCTTGAAGATAATTGCTAATCACACCTGCATGAAAAAAGAAAATAAAAGGAGATAATCCCAACTCAATGATAGATTGAATACGCAACGTATTTTCTTGTAGCTCGATTGAGAATTTCTCATCTTTCTTTGAGAGATTCGTTATTAATATAGCACTAAATTGTTCTGAAAAAACCAACATCATGATATAAAAAAAAACAACAAAAAAAGAAAATCCGATAAAATCCCACCACATGAATTGAGACTTCCATATGAAAAAAGTGGCAACGAAAAAAAAACTAACTAATACCCTATGAAAGATACGAAATAAATTGATTTTATAAATTGTATAAACTATATCCCATTCTTCCGGACGAAAAAGGGAAAAGTAATACATCTTCAACCAATCCGTCAACATAACTACTGTAATAAGTTTTGAAAATAATAATTCAACACTGATGAATTAAAAAAAAGATAATAAACTTGATAAAACTGATTTTGAGGTAAAGTTCTTTGATTTGAAAATATTTTTATATTCAAATACTTAAAGATTGTCTTAAGTGGATCCTCTTCGGGTTCGTATATAGGGAAATCTTTCGTTGTTTTTAACATCAATTTTAATGCTTGGATTGCTTCTTCTTCTCCACCAAAATCATCAATCATTTGATAGGCTTTTGCTTTTTTCGCTGAAAAGATTCTTCCTTCTGCCCAATCATCTTTGACTACTTTTTCTGACTGCTTTCTTCCCAAAGCAACATCACTGATAAAACCCATATAGGCTGTTTCTAAAATTTCGTTATACATTTCTTTTTCTTCTTCTGATAAATTTCTGAAAGGATAACTTATATCTTTGTATTTTCCTGATTTTAATACATATACTTCTATTCCAATCTTTTCCAAAAGGCTTTGTAAATTGGGTCGAAGCATAATAACACCAATACTTCCAATAATGGCTGTCTCATACGATAAAACCTTATCAGCAGCAGAAGCGATATAATAACCACCACTAGCCGCTATATTGGTTATATAGACTACGACAGGTTTTTCCTTTCGTAAGCTCATCAAGGCATTGTAAATCATCTTTGTGGCACCTACTTCCCCCCCTGGACTATCAATTTCGATAAGAACTCCTAAGAGGTTGATGTTATCTTTGATTTCTTGAATCCAATCGACTACTTGCTGTGCATATATACCATCACTTAGAGTCTCATCATTATGAATGATACCTTTGAGTTTTATTTTCGCTATTCCTTCTTGCATAATACTGCTAAAGTTAGAAACTTTCTGGAGCTTTGATTGAGTTGTTTTTTCCGTCGTAAGTTTTATAACCGATAATGTGAATGTCAAAAATGTTAATAAAAAAACGAACATCATGAAAACTTGGATTTTTTTTGACATATAATGCTACAATTCTCATATTTGATTTAACAAAAAGTATTTTTTTATTTTTTTCCAAAAAACACTGA
The sequence above is a segment of the Leptospiraceae bacterium genome. Coding sequences within it:
- the surE gene encoding 5'/3'-nucleotidase SurE; translated protein: MRILIVNDDGLHSNGMLHLEEELSKFYEVYSICPDRQRSATSQAITIRETLIVEKVSETHFKVNGYPTDCVNIGLYGNLIPPVDIVISGINHGPNLGDDIHYSGTVGAARHAVIHNKKAIAISYENFDFNGNFRRVARWLRIWLEENYQYLNPDVIYNINYPYEEEEDSLEKPFPEVVYTFQGSRIYKDSYEILEEEHQERWVMKLKETILAKEVLPGSDFEAIQNKKISITPLSLTTTHWEELNRWKNLQKQPQAKSL
- the sppA gene encoding signal peptide peptidase SppA; its protein translation is MMFVFLLTFLTFTLSVIKLTTEKTTQSKLQKVSNFSSIMQEGIAKIKLKGIIHNDETLSDGIYAQQVVDWIQEIKDNINLLGVLIEIDSPGGEVGATKMIYNALMSLRKEKPVVVYITNIAASGGYYIASAADKVLSYETAIIGSIGVIMLRPNLQSLLEKIGIEVYVLKSGKYKDISYPFRNLSEEEKEMYNEILETAYMGFISDVALGRKQSEKVVKDDWAEGRIFSAKKAKAYQMIDDFGGEEEAIQALKLMLKTTKDFPIYEPEEDPLKTIFKYLNIKIFSNQRTLPQNQFYQVYYLFFNSSVLNYYFQNLLQ